A part of Miscanthus floridulus cultivar M001 chromosome 6, ASM1932011v1, whole genome shotgun sequence genomic DNA contains:
- the LOC136458561 gene encoding laccase-2-like, with the protein MSMASSRHGLPLVLSALLLAVLILSAQADVKRYQFDIVMSNVSRLCHAKSMVTVNGSYPGPTVYAREGDRVVVRVTNRVEHNVTIHWHGLKQRRNGWADGPAYVTQCPIQGGGGSYTYDFNVTGQRGTLWWHAHIAWLRATVHGAIVVLPERGVPYPFPKPDAEAEIILGEWWHADVDAVEKQGRMLGMAPNTSDAHTINGKPGPLFPCSEKYTYALQVQWGKTYLLRVINAAVNDELFFSIAGHTMTVVEIDATYTKPLAASTIQLSPGQTTNVLVRADQRPGRYFMAAKPFNDVPVPADNKAATAILQYAGVPTSVLPAAPRLMPDTNSTRSVAAFHDRLRSLNSARYPADVPRAVDRHLLYTIGLNVDPCASCVNGSRLAASLNNITFVMPRVALLQAHYGGLRGVFAADFPDRPPARFNYTGVPLTAGLATSLGTRLSKLAYNSSVELVLQDTNLLSVESHPFHLHGYNFFVVGRGLGNFDPAKDPAKYNLVDPPERNTVGVPVGGWTAIRFRADNPGVWFLHCHLEVHTSWGLKMAFLVEDGNGPDQSALPPPKDLPKC; encoded by the exons ATGTCGATGGCCTCCTCTCGGCACGGGCTTCCCCTGGTGCTCTCGGCTCTCCTCCTTGCAGTCCTCATTCTCTCTGCACAAGCTGACGTCAAGAGATACCAGTTCGAC ATCGTGATGAGCAACGTGAGCCGGCTGTGCCATGCGAAATCCATGGTGACGGTGAACGGCAGCTACCCCGGGCCGACCGTCTACGCCCGCGAAGGGGACCGCGTCGTCGTCCGCGTCACCAACCGCGTCGAGCACAACGTGACGATACACTGGCACGGGCTGAAGCAGCGCCGGAACGGGTGGGCGGACGGGCCGGCATACGTCACGCAGTGCCCGATCCAGGGCGGCGGCGGGAGCTACACCTACGACTTCAACGTCACGGGGCAGCGCGGGACGCTGTGGTGGCACGCGCACATCGCCTGGCTGCGCGCCACTGTCCACGGCGCCATCGTCGTCCTCCCCGAGCGCGGCGTCCCCTACCCGTTCCCCAAGCCCGACGCCGAGGCCGAGATCATCCTGG GCGAGTGGTGGCACGCCGACGTGGACGCCGTGGAGAAGCAGGGACGCATGCTTGGCATGGCGCCCAACACGTCCGACGCGCACACCATCAACGGCAAACCCGGCCCGCTCTTCCCGTGCTCCGAGAAAT ATACGTACGCACTGCAGGTGCAGTGGGGGAAGACGTACCTCCTCCGGGTCATCAACGCTGCAGTGAACGACGAGCTCTTCTTCTCGATCGCCGGGCACACCATGACGGTGGTGGAGATCGACGCCACCTACACCAAGCCCTTGGCGGCGTCCACCATCCAGCTCTCGCCGGGCCAGACCACCAACGTGCTCGTGCGCGCGGACCAGCGGCCCGGGCGGTACTTCATGGCCGCCAAGCCCTTCAACGACGTGCCCGTCCCGGCAGACAACAAGGCGGCCACTGCCATCCTCCAGTACGCCGGCGTCCCGACCTCCGTCCTCCCTGCCGCTCCCCGGCTGATGCCCGACACCAACAGCACGCGCTCCGTGGCCGCGTTCCACGATAGGCTCCGCAGCCTCAACTCGGCGCGGTACCCGGCCGACGTGCCGCGCGCCGTGGACCGCCACCTGCTGTACACCATCGGGCTCAACGTCGACCCGTGCGCGTCGTGCGTGAACGGCTCCCGCCTCGCGGCGTCGCTCAACAACATCACGTTCGTGATGCCCCGGGTGGCGCTGCTGCAAGCGCACTACGGCGGGCTGAGAGGCGTCTTCGCCGCCGACTTCCCCGACCGCCCGCCCGCGCGGTTCAACTACACGGGCGTGCCGCTCACGGCGGGGCTCGCCACGTCTCTGGGCACGAGGCTGAGCAAGCTCGCGTACAACTCCTCCGTGGAGCTGGTGCTGCAGGACACCAACCTGCTGTCCGTGGAGTCGCACCCGTTCCACCTCCACGGTTACAACTTCTTCGTCGTCGGCAGGGGCCTCGGCAACTTCGACCCGGCCAAGGACCCCGCCAAGTACAACCTCGTCGACCCGCCCGAGAGGAACACCGTCGGCGTGCCCGTCGGCGGCTGGACCGCCATCCGGTTCAGGGCAGACAATCCAGGTGTTTGGTTCCTGCACTGCCATCTCGAGGTGCACACGAGCTGGGGCCTCAAGATGGCCTTCCTGGTGGAGGATGGCAATGGCCCTGATCAGTCGGCTTTGCCGCCGCCCAAGGAtttgcccaagtgctga